TACCGACTTTATTTCGAATAAAACAGGTACAAAAGTGGAAGTGGAGCATGTCTTCATAACATTTTCAGGGGCCATCAAGACAGAAGGTGTTTTCTTGGAGGACAAACAGGGCGATACGCTGCTCTACTCCAAAGAACTTCAGATGGATTTACCCATCTACCCACTACTCTTTAAAAATGAATTGTCCATTGACGATGTGTACGCCACTGGACTCATTGCGAACATCAGTAGGACCAAAAATCCCAATGGCTTCAATTTTTCATTTCTGATGGAAGCATTCGCAACCTCAAAGGATACCACTACCACTACAAAACCCATGTCCATATCATTGGGCGATTTTTATTTAAAAGACTGGAAAGTTCGCTACGAAGATGCTTATTTGGGGACAAAATTGGACGTATCCCTTGGAAACCTAGAGACACAAATAGATGTTTTTAATCTGGAAGATATGACCTTTTCCGTGGACGGATTTAGGTTGACCGATAGCCAAATAACCTATCATCAAACCCATGATTTTCCTGAATCCAATGACTCCACTACCACCCCGATGCCTATCATTGATTTGGGTAATTTCGAAATAAAAAAAGTGAAAGTGTCGTACGATTCCCAACCTGATGGAATTAAATCCCAAATGCAACTCAACGATATTGGATTGATTGATGGGTTTATAGACCTATCCAAAAACAGGTACGAGGCAAAAGATATTCGACTAAAGGACTCCAACATACATTTAGCATTAAATCAACCTGTGGACACCGTTGCCATACAAAAAGAAAACACTCCATTTGAGTGGCCCCAACTGGAAGTTTCCCTGAATAGTGTTAATCTTGAGTCGAACTCCTTTACTTTTTCCCGAAACGGCGCCGTACAAAATGATACCTTGTTCAACCCCGATGCCTTTGCAATAAACGATTTGCAGCTAAAAGCTGAAAATGCAAGTTACAATCCTAAAAATGTACATCTGGGAGTAGAAAACCTTTCGTTCACAGAGTCAACCGGAATCAACCTAAAACAATTGCAGTTTGAAACGGGTCTAACGGATAAAAAAGCCTTCATCTCCAATTTAAACATACAATTGAACCAAAGTAAGGCCCGTGCCAATGTATCTACAGAATATACTTCTCTGGATGGAGCCATGAAGAATCCAGCGGACAGCAATCTGGAAGTTACCCTTACGGAACTCAAACTGGAACCCACTGATTTTATCAGATGGATACCCCAATTACAAAAAAACACCTATCTGGATTCTCTTTCGAAACATCCCATTACCGGAAGCCTAAAAGCCAAGGGGAGCTTGAAAAAAGTAGAGGACTTTGATACTGAACTTAATTGGGGCCCCAATACCCTTATAACCATGGAGGGAGTTCTTTCAAATCTCACCCAACCCGAAGCCTTTATCTTTAATTTGAACAATATTGATATAATATCAACAAAAAAAGACCTTGAAAAGTTTATATTGTCCAAAAACCTACCTGTTAAGATTCCAGACAATCTATCACTCAACGGAACGGCGCAAGGAACCATGGATTCCTTTGAGACACATTTGGCCTTGGTAATTCCAGAAGGTAAAATACACATGGATGCCACTGCAGATCTCGGTTTCCAAAAACAATTCAAGGCACAAGTGAGCACGGATAGTCTGCAATTGGGAACATTGTTGCAAAACCAAAACCTTGGAACCGTTTCCCTTCAAGTCGAAGGTTCAGGCTCAGGTTCGGAACTTTCCAACATGAATGCCCAAATTAATGGCGAGATTTCCCAATTTCAACTCAATGCATACAATTATAAGGATCTTAAACTTTCTGGAACATTAAAAAATGGTTCAGGGGATATATCCTTAAATGTGCACGACAAAAACCTCAATTTTAAATCGAATACCTTTATTGATTTAACCTCGGAAGTGAACAACATCAAGTTTACGTCTAACATAATAGGTGCGGACCTTCGGGAACTAGGTTTTACCAAAAACGATATAAAAATTGCCGCTGACATAAACGGATCCTATTCGGGCATCTCCAATAATTTCAATATACAGACATCCATTAACAATGGCATAGCGGTGACAGGTAATGAACAATACCAAATTTCCCCAATAATTCTAAATACCCATGTTGAGGATTCCATTACGGATGCAACCCTTGAAAGTGGTTTTTTAAATGGAAAACTCTACTCCAATGCATCCCCCAACAGAATCAATAAGGCCTTGAAAAGGCAATTGGAAAACTACTTTACAGCGGAAGGCAAGGCTGGTGATTTAGATTTGGACGATGTTAAAGCGGAATTAAAATTGGCCCTTATTCCTACTCCCATCCTTTCAAAAGTATTTTTTGACGGCGTCGAAGATTTGGACTCGTTAAATATTGATGCCCATTTTGATGCCCGTTCAAAGCAAATAAGCGGTGAACTCTTTATCCCCAAATTTTCCTATGCCGGCAGTATCGTAGATAGTCTTGATGTTAACGTACTTGGTGATTCTTTAAATCTTGAATTTTCCGCAGGTCTTTCCAGTTTTGAGTACCAACCACTTCACTTAAAAAAAACATATTTAACAGGAAACCTGCAAAACAAGGAATTGGTATTGGATTTTAATTCTGTGAACGACACCACCCAGATAATGCATATCAACTCCGAACTTGTATTTAAAAAAGACACCCTGACCCTCCATGTCTCGCCCAAAAACCTTTTTTTGAACAAAAACCCATGGCAAGTACCAGAGGATAACAAAATAGTTATGGCAGAATCCTATACGGATTTTCAAAATCTGGTCCTTTCTAGAAACAACCAGACGCTTCAAGTTTCCACGAAGATTCCTAAAATGAAGAGCGACCATATAGGAATCATTTTTGAAAACTTTCAATTGCAGTCCTTTTTAAGCCTTTTGAATCCTGACGAACCCATTGTCAAGGGTAAAGTAAAGGGTAATTTTGTAATACTTAACCCGTATGAAGCATCCGGTTTGGTATCGGAATTGGATATTTCAGAATTTCGACTCATGGGAACCCCCTTGGGTACCTTAAGCCTAAATGCCTCCTCCAAATCCTTGAACAACTACGATTTTGATCTGATATTAAAAGATGGGGGTGCAGATCTGAGGCTTACCGGAGATTACGTGGCCAAACAAAATGATGCCGATTTAAACTTGGAACTGGACATTCAAAAATTTCAAACTAGCATCATACAGGGCTTTCTTAAGGATCAAATTTCAAATCCGTCTGGGTATATCTCCGGCAGTATGCTGGTCAATGGTACGCTTAGTAATCCCGCCTACTCCGGCAGGTTAAATTTCAATGATGTAGGTCTTACTTTATCCGCCTTTAAAACAAATATGAAAATTAATGGCCAGACCCTGGATCTTAATGAGGAAGCTCTAACTTTTGATAGTTTTAGCATACTGGACGGTGATAGGGGGAACTTGGTTTTGGACGGGACTATACTTACGGAAAATATGTTTAAACCAAGTTTTGACCTCACCATAAAAGCAAATAAATTCACGGCTTTGGATTCCAAAAAAGGAGATAACGATTTGGTATATGGCAAGGCCATAGTCAACACTGATCTGGAAGTGACGGGAAATATTGAATTACCGGTGATTAACGGTAGTCTTAGTATTGGTGATGCAACGGACCTGACCTATTTGGTTCCCCAAACACAATACGAAATACAAGAAAGGGAAGGGGTCGTGATTTTTGTAAACCGGGAAAATCCCGATGCCATATTGACACGAACCACCGGTGAAACGACCAGTTCAATCTTTGCCGGTATGGATATAAATACTACATTGAAAATTTCGGATGAAGCCACATTTACAATCGTCTTGGATGAAAAAACGCAGGATAAACTACAAGCCTCCGGTAATGCGACTTTAAACCTCAATATTGATCCAAATCAGGATATACGATTATCGGGAAGACTAGAGCTAAATTCTGGATTCTACAGAACAAGCCTTTATAATCTGGTAAGCCGGGAATTTAAGATTAACGAAGGAAGTAGCGTGGTATGGACCGGTGACCCCTATAATGCGAAACTGGACGTTACGGCCATCTATGAAATTGAAACCTCGGCTGCTCCCCTTATGTCTTCTATAAGCTTTGGGCAGGATACCGGGATTTCAGGGCAATACCAAAGATCGTCCACCTTTTTGGTGTATCTAAATGTGGGAGGTGAAATTACAACACCGGAACTATCCTTTGCATTGGACATGCCCGAGAATGCACAGGGAACCTACGGCGGAGCGGTTTATGGCCGCATACAACAGTTGAACGAGCAAGAATCAGAACTCAACAAACAGGTATTTTCCCTACTCGCCTTGAACCGATTCTATCCCACCTCAGGAAGTGATGGAAGTAGTGGTGGTGCTGTGGCCTTGGCACGAAACAACGTAAATAAAGTACTATCTGGCGAACTCAACTCCATCTCCAATAAGCTTTTGGGGAATAGTGGTTTTGAACTGGATTTTGATCTGGACAGCTTTCAAGAGAATCAGGGCAACAGTTATCAAAATAGAACCCAATTGAATATCAATGCAAGCAAGAAACTCTTCAATGACCGCTTGATCGTTACCGCGGGTAGTGCTGTGGACGTGGAGGGAAGTGCTTCCAATTCCGATACCGCTACGCCCCTCATTGGAAACGTAACCTTGGAGTATCTATTGACAGAGGAAGGAACCTATCGCCTAAAAGGGTTTAGAAGACAGGAATATCAAAATATCATTGATGGACAACTCATTGTTACGGGACTTGCCTTCATTTTTGATCGAGAGTTCAATAAATTCAGTCAGTTGTTCAATCCAATAAAAAATACGGCCAAAACAGGGGACAGCCCTAAAAAAGGAAAAGACAAACCATGAACCTGAAACCGATTCTTTGAAAAAATCTATCATAAAATATCTTTTTTTATTTGGACTGGGAATTTTCCTAATACAATCATGTAGTATAGGGAAGTTCATCCCGGAAGGTGAACGACTTTATACGGGTGCCCAATTAGAATTGGACACCATTGGTGAGGTCAAGGGGTTAAAGGATGTTAAATCCGAATTGGTCAATCTTATCGAGCCCAATCCCAATACAACGTTTTTGGGCATGAAACCGGCACTGTATTTTTATTACAAGGCACAACGGGAAAAACCAGGTTTTATTTATAGATTTTTGAACAAATCCTTTGGTGAGGAACCGGTCTATTTTTCCGAGGTCAAACCGGAAAAAGTAGAGGAACTGCTATTGAACCGTTTGGACAACAATGGCTTCTTCTATAGCCGAACAAGTTCGGAACCTGTCTTGAAAGAAAAATACGCCTCGGTAAATTATGCGGCTACAGTACAGCAGCCCTATACTTTGGAAAACTACCAACTAGACAACGACTCCCTTCCAATTTACAAGGAATTGTCAGACCTCATCAAGGATACGCCCTTATCCAAGAACGATCGTTTTGACCTTGACCTCTTAAAGGCCGAAAGGGAACGTTTGGATTTCAATCTAAAACAACGCGGCTATTACAACAGCCAGGCAAACCTGCTCATATTCGAGGCGGACACCAATCAATATAAAAATAGGAAGTTCGACTTGTTTCTTAGGTTAAAAAAAGAAGTGCCCAAAAAATCGGCAATACCTTATACCATAGATTCCATAACCGTGTATCCAAATTATTCTCTAGAAGGGGATACTATACCAAAATCACGACAAAATCCGGTGACGGTCAATGGAACCGATTTTATACAGAACGAATATTTCTTTAAGCCTGAATTACTGGAAACCTATCTCCTTTTTAGGGAAGGAGACCTTTATAATGCAAATACCTCTAAAATTACCAGCGATCGACTAGCTTCCTTGGGCAGTTACAAATATGTGAATATCCAATATACAGAGTTGGATACCACCATGACCGATGGCGATTACGGTTCCCTAGCGGCCGATATCTACTTGGCACCGTTGACCAAACGTTCCCTTCGGGCAGAGGTACAGGCCGTTACAAAATCCAACGGATTTACTGGACCCGGTGTGCAACTGACCTATAGCAATAGAAATTTGTTCAAAGGAGGGGAAACCTTAAGCCTATCCACGCATTTCTCCTATGAATCACAGCTCTCGTCCGGGAATAATTCCAATTTAAGCAGCATTGCTTATGGTATAAAGGGCGATTTGATTTTTCCAAGGTCCATCCCTTTTTCACCCAGAAATTTTAGGTATTCCGTTCCAAAAACCAAGATTTCCACGGGAATTGATTTCTTAAGACGTAGTCAACTTTTCACCTTGAGTTCCATTAATGGTTCCTTTGGATATACCTGGAAAGAGAATAAGTACGTATACCATCAACTGGACCCCATCAGCATAAACTACTCCCGTTTATCCAATGTAACCGAAGAATTTCAAACCATTTTAGGTGACAATCCGTTTCTAAGAAGAAGTTTTGAACAGCGCTTTATAGCCGGACTTTTGTATGGATTTACGTATGATGAAGTATCAGATCTAGGCAAGGATTATCCTATTTTCTTCTCAACGAACATGGATATTGCGGGTAATCTTTTTAGTTTGCTCGATGGTGGTTCCGGGACCATAATCGGTTCGGAATATGCGCAATATGCCAAGGTGGATGCAGACTTTAGGTTTTATCTGCGTTGGGGCAAGGAGCAAACCTTGGTAACCAGGGTATATGCCGGTTGGGGCGTGCCTTATGGAAACAGTGAGACCATGCCCTTTATAAAGCAGTTTTTCTCCGGCGGACCTTATAGTGTCAGGGCTTTTGACATACGCTCCTTGGGTCCAGGTAATTTCAATGCCCAAGAAGATGAGTCCACTACCGACTATTTTGACCGTTCCGGTAATCTAAAACTGGAAGCCAATTTGGAATATCGATTCCCTATTTATTCCTATTTAAAAGGCGCCTTTTTTGTGGATGCGGGTAACGTTTGGCTTACCGGGAATTACGATGAATTAGAGGCCGACCAACAAAACAGTAATTTCTCCAATACCTTGTTCACTGATGGTAAGTTTGAATCGGACTGGATTCGTGAAGTGGCTGCCGGATTTGGATTCGGTGCGCGGGTCGATATTCAAAACTTTGTGATTCGGTTGGACTTGGCCTCGCCGTTCCGTGTTCCCTATCGCCCGGAAAATGATCGATGGAACATTCCGTTTTTTGGGGACAAAGGAAATAAGATGACCTTAAACTTCGCCATTGGATATCCGTTTTAAAAAGAACAAAAACCTACATCCTAAAATTTACTTGCTTTCCTTTTTAAAAATTTGGGAAACCTCAACCAAGCTTTTTCTCCAATGGGGTATCGTCAGGTCTAACACTTTTTTGATTTTATGTTTATCCATTACACTATATGCCGGACGCTCAGCAGGAAGTGGATAATCCTTTGATCGGATAGGCTTAAGATCAACGGCAATATCATTTATTTCAAAAATAGCCGAGGCAAAATCATACCAACTCGCAACTCCCTCGTTGCTGTAATGATAAATGCCATAGTTATCTACCTCATTGGTTATCATCATGATAAGAACCTCTACCAAATCATGGGCAGAAGTAGGAGTCCCCACCTGATCAAAAACTACGGATAACTCCTTTCTTTCCTTGCCATATTTCAACATAGACTTGAAAAAATTATGACCATGGGCAGAATACAACCAAGAAGTACGGATTATAAAGTAGCGGTCCATATTCCTAACAATCTGTTGTTCGCCCTTAAATTTGGAATGTCCGTATACACTTACCGGGTTGGCTCTATCGGTCTCTAAATAAGGTACATTCTTTCGCCCATCAAAAACAAAATCCGTGGAAACATGGAGCAGTATGGTATTTGATTGATGACACACTTGGGCCAAATTTTTTACCCCCTCTTCATTGATTTTAAGTGCGGTTTCAGAGTCCTCTTCAGCTTTATCGACCTGCGTATATGCAGCACAATTGATGCAATAATCAAATCCCTTTTGACCAAAAAACTCCTTGACGGATTCCAAACTTGTTATATCCAAATCATCTGAATCCGTAAATTCAAATTGTAAGGAACCCTCAACTCTATGACGCATACTTTTGATAGTAGTTCCCAATTGACCGGAAGCACCCGTTACCAAAACTTTTTTGATTTTTTGCATGAATAAGGTTTAATGAATTATCAGGTCCTTGAATTTGGGCAAAACAAGATCTTTTTCGGAAATGATGAGTTCGTCCTCTGGCAGTATCCAATCAATTTTTAAACTCAAGTCATTATATATAATCCCTGATTCCGCTTTGGAATCATAGTAATTGTCACACTTATAGAAAAAAATAGCTGTATCACTTAGTGTAATGAAACCGTGGGCGCATCCTCTTGGGATAAACACTTGTTTGTTATTATTATCAGACAAAATAGTAGTAAATACCTCCCCATATGAAGGCGAATCTTTTCGGATATCCACTGTCACGTCCATCACTTTACCCTGAAGTACCCGAACCAATTTGGCTTGAGCACTGTCACCTTTTTGGTAATGCAAACCTCGCAAAACCCCTTTGGAAGAAAGAGATTGATTATCCTGTATAAAATTTATAGCTAACCCGGTGAGTTCTTCAAATTTTCGTTGGTTAAAGCTTTCAAAAAAATACCCTCTTTGGTCCGTGAAAACGTTGGGTTCCAACTCATAACAATCTTTAATGTTTGTTTTAGAAATCTTCATCGTTTTTTGATGGTTCAAATTGCAGGGTTATTAAAATATTTTTCTACCATAAATTTTAATTCATAATATCAAATGATTTACCATCATCTGCATCTTACATAGAACCAAGATACTTATTTTAGTTTTTCCATTCCCAAAATACCTGACTCTGTCTATGCTACAAATTCGAATCAATCATTTTCAAAATTGCAACTTTAAAATAACAGAGAATCCCTCATTAGTTGACAATACCCATTTTTCTGAGTAGAAAAGAGGCGTTCATATTCTGACAAATTCCTTTCTTAAAAGTATAATCAAAATGGAGTTCATCATTTATTATTTCCGCATCAAAATAATAGTTCTTTACCTGCGGTAACACTTTGGAGGCTTCACAGAGACTTAAGTCATGGGTGGCTATGATACCTGTAGATTTTGAGCTTACCAAACGTTCCACAAATTGCCTAGATCCTTTTGCTTTATCAGTACTGTTGGTCCCTTTCAATATTTCATCCAATACGATAAAATAACTATCCCTTTGTATTTCATCCACAATAAACTTTAATCGCTGTAGTTCTGAAAAGAAATAGGATTCATCATCGGTTAAGGAATCCGTAGTGCGCATACTGGTTATTAACTTTATGGGAGTGTACTCCATGGACTTGGCACAAACGGGTAAACCCATATTGGCCATAACAATCTGTAGGGAGACTGTTCTTAGAAACGTACTTTTCCCCGCCATATTCGCCCCAGTGATAATAAAGAAGTCTTCTCTATTTATTTCATAATCGTTGAGGATACTTTTTTCGGGATTTAATAAAGGATGACCTGCTTCTTCTGCCCGGATAACCACTTTATTTTTCGTTAGCGTCGGAAAGGCATATTCCGGATGGTTAAACACAAAGTTTCCCAAACTATTTTGAGCATCAAAAAAAGCGATCACATCAAACCAGTTCTTAACGGATTTACCATGAACAGCCATCCACTTTTCAACCTTGTAACAGGTGTATAGTCCCCGAAGAAACAGACCGTTTCCAAATATGAGAAATAATATATTATTGTTTTGGTCCAAGTCCCCCAATAGTTTAGAGAATTCCTTTAGGACCAAAGAAGTTTTTTTTCCCTCACTAAGTATTTCCGATTTTTTATCCTTGAATACCTTTGAGGTAAATTCTTGCGATTCTATTAAACCGAGCAATTGATTGTATTGTTCAAAGATAGATTGCAATTTACCTGTTCCCGCTACCAAGGCTGTTGCTTTCTTGGTAAAAAAACCAGTAATGACAAGTCCGAACAACAACCAATATAGCAATACGGAAGCACTAATAAAATCCGCATAAAACAGCCCAAAAAATAATAGACTCAAACCTGAGAACACCCAGGGAATTTTACCCATAATCTTGGGAACAAAAGGTTTGTAATTGTTTATCCAATTAATTACAGCGGATGTTGTGGTTTCCGTATGTGCCAAGGATGCCGTTGCCGAGAAATCCTGTCGCCAATGCGGCATATTCCCCAATTCCTTTAGCCCTTCTCGTTTATCGTTTATGTTAACAATGGAATTTTCCTTTACCATGTTAGCCAGTAACGAACTTCCCTCCCTTAAGCTCGTTCTATTGAGATACTGGAAAAAGGACCCAACACCAAATAGGTCTATATCTTGACTATAAAAATGATTACCGTCCTTAAATTCATCCCCTGTTGGTAGGTCTTTAAACTTTCGATGAAGCACTTGAATCTCTACCTCATTTAGAGCTATCAATTTCTTTAACTTATCGCGTTTATATTGTAAATCTGTGTGTCTTGAGACTAGATAGAGAAAGATGGCAATGACCACAACCACCAGACCAACTACTATTCTTGTATTTTCAAAAAAAAGGTACACACCCAAGGCGGCGAGTAAAAAAACAACCAACCGGATCATACTGGAGGTTAGCAATTGTGCTTTTAACTTTTTTAATCCTTCTTTATAGGTGTTTATTTCTTTTTGGTAAAAAGATAAAAGTTCATTCATGCTTTCGCTAACTCCAGATTTTAAACAAAGTTAGGGTTTCAATCCTTATTCATTGATACTAGCATGGAAATTTGGCCTAGATGATAAATATAGATTTGAGAGATATGGTTAAAGTATTCAAATTCAGTGGGTATTGATAGCAAAAGACATTTCGCAAATTAGACACCTTCATTGTAAAACAAAATATTAGCTGTTTAAGTATTCTTAGAAATTAAACTGAAAACTTAATCCACCCGCATTTGATTATCGAAGACATTACCCTCAAAAGTGGTATAGTTTATTTTCAATAAATTGACCAATCTCAGCTCTTTTTTCAAATCCTCAATGATTCCCATTTTTACAGCAACATCTGCTTTAATGGATACTGTGGCAACTTTTCTAAGATGTTCTGGCATTTGATACAAAGCCTGCAAGGCATAATCACCTACTTCCTCAATAGCCACAAAACGATTATTCATTTGAATTCTAGTTCCACTCCCCATCATGGATTGATGTGTGTTTGTAGAATTTCCCACAAAAATTTCGATAATACGGTCTCTCTTGTCCAGTTTTTCTGTTTCCGTCGCCTTTGGAAGTGTATTTTCCACCATTAAATTTTGTTCCTTAATGGTCGTTACCGTCATAAAAAAGAAAAGCAAGATGAATACTATATCAGGTAATGATGCAGTCGATATAGCTGGCAAATTTCTATTGACCGACCTGAAGCTGTTGAATTTTATCATAATCTAATTTTTTACAGTTTCCGGTTCCAATATTTTTTGGGGATACATTTCCCTAATTACCTCAATATGTTCCTTTAAAAGCTGTTTTCTTTCTTCGTTTGTTTCCTCTTTGTAATATTCCAATTCCATTTCCTCCAATGGAACCCCGAACAACCGTAGACTTTCCCTATCCCTTAAATGGTTATAGGCGCCAAGTATTTCATTTTGAACCGACACGTAGACCGGATAGCTAGTATTTCTCTCCGTTTTTATGGAAATTATGGCCTTACCCGGATGTTCGGAAAGTTCATCCGTACCATTGCCTAGACAATATTCACAATTCGACCCTCCATTATCAATGAATTCAGTCACGCCCTTCCTAAGAACTTCAAGCTGTATGACTTCTCTATTTGCCATGATTTCATCAGCATTATTTATACTGATTTCAAAAAGATTTCTTTCCTTGATATCTGCAACGGCCTCTTGGTTTTTCTGAGGCAGCATACGATTAAGACCAGAATCGGTTTCTATAGAAGCTGTTACCAAAAAAAATATCAACAATAAAAAAGCAATATCTGCCATGGAACCGGCATTTACCTCTTGGGTTGTTCTGTGCTTTGCCATAAATAGTGAGTTTGTATTTTAACTACACTATCAATTACCGTAAATAATCTTTGGAATCAAACTTTGAATGAGTGAAAGGTACCTCTGGGTGAGTGAATGCGCTATAATTCTTAAAATTGAAGGTCGGGAAATCAACTTTTAAATAGCATCATACTCCGACCTTAATTTCTTGGTGAACTTAGAAACTATTAAATCATAAGAATGGTCTATCAATTCCAAGACGAGTTTTGGCGGCAAACTTTCTATAAAAATGGTGTTCCAGTGTGCCTTGCTCATATGATAACCGGGAATAATCAATCCGTCATATTCCTCGCGTAAGGCAACTGAACGTTCTTCATCACATTTTAAGTTAACCTGAGAAGGTGTTCTTTCAAGACCTGACAAAGCAAACATTTTCCCCATCACCTTGAAGACCAAGGTTTTTTCATCAAACGGAAATTCCTCGGTCACTCCTTTTTTAGACAGGCAATAATCCCGAAAGACTTCGATGTTCATCACACAATTTTAAATACCTTGGGAGTCATAGACAATCACCTTTTCCCAAAGATGTTCAGATTCCTCTATAAAAACCTTGTGGGGAGCCTCATCTTGGTAGGCCTGTTGTGCCTCGGCGGACTCAAAAGAAACCATAAGGGAGAACGTGAAAGACCCATCCACAACATCGCGACTTGCTTTTGGTGGTTTGCCAATGAATTTAGTCTTCGCATACCCTGAGTTGTCCAAAAATTTGGTAAGTGATTTTACAAAGGCAGTTCGGTCTGCTTCGCTATCAGGGTTTTTCAACCAAAAAAATACGGTATGGTTAAAATGTGGATCAAATTCTTTCATTTCTTTTTTTGTTTGGCCAAAAGCCGTTAATGAGAGTGTCAAAAATAATAAAGTTGCAATTGTTTTCATTTTCTATTCCTGTTTTTCCAATAATTTCTTTTGTTCTTCATTTATTTTAAGGGCAGAATAGTCCAGTTTCCACCCAATGGTCTCTACAATTTTTTCTACAAGTAAAACCGCCTGTAAAGCTTCCTTACGAGCAGTGTCCATAAGACCGCTCTCCGGTATCTTTTCCCTAATATGCTTCTTG
This window of the Maribacter cobaltidurans genome carries:
- a CDS encoding translocation/assembly module TamB domain-containing protein, encoding MKIKTWNRKRILKTAGKFFLALILLFFILVLVIRTPWAQNIIVTKITDFISNKTGTKVEVEHVFITFSGAIKTEGVFLEDKQGDTLLYSKELQMDLPIYPLLFKNELSIDDVYATGLIANISRTKNPNGFNFSFLMEAFATSKDTTTTTKPMSISLGDFYLKDWKVRYEDAYLGTKLDVSLGNLETQIDVFNLEDMTFSVDGFRLTDSQITYHQTHDFPESNDSTTTPMPIIDLGNFEIKKVKVSYDSQPDGIKSQMQLNDIGLIDGFIDLSKNRYEAKDIRLKDSNIHLALNQPVDTVAIQKENTPFEWPQLEVSLNSVNLESNSFTFSRNGAVQNDTLFNPDAFAINDLQLKAENASYNPKNVHLGVENLSFTESTGINLKQLQFETGLTDKKAFISNLNIQLNQSKARANVSTEYTSLDGAMKNPADSNLEVTLTELKLEPTDFIRWIPQLQKNTYLDSLSKHPITGSLKAKGSLKKVEDFDTELNWGPNTLITMEGVLSNLTQPEAFIFNLNNIDIISTKKDLEKFILSKNLPVKIPDNLSLNGTAQGTMDSFETHLALVIPEGKIHMDATADLGFQKQFKAQVSTDSLQLGTLLQNQNLGTVSLQVEGSGSGSELSNMNAQINGEISQFQLNAYNYKDLKLSGTLKNGSGDISLNVHDKNLNFKSNTFIDLTSEVNNIKFTSNIIGADLRELGFTKNDIKIAADINGSYSGISNNFNIQTSINNGIAVTGNEQYQISPIILNTHVEDSITDATLESGFLNGKLYSNASPNRINKALKRQLENYFTAEGKAGDLDLDDVKAELKLALIPTPILSKVFFDGVEDLDSLNIDAHFDARSKQISGELFIPKFSYAGSIVDSLDVNVLGDSLNLEFSAGLSSFEYQPLHLKKTYLTGNLQNKELVLDFNSVNDTTQIMHINSELVFKKDTLTLHVSPKNLFLNKNPWQVPEDNKIVMAESYTDFQNLVLSRNNQTLQVSTKIPKMKSDHIGIIFENFQLQSFLSLLNPDEPIVKGKVKGNFVILNPYEASGLVSELDISEFRLMGTPLGTLSLNASSKSLNNYDFDLILKDGGADLRLTGDYVAKQNDADLNLELDIQKFQTSIIQGFLKDQISNPSGYISGSMLVNGTLSNPAYSGRLNFNDVGLTLSAFKTNMKINGQTLDLNEEALTFDSFSILDGDRGNLVLDGTILTENMFKPSFDLTIKANKFTALDSKKGDNDLVYGKAIVNTDLEVTGNIELPVINGSLSIGDATDLTYLVPQTQYEIQEREGVVIFVNRENPDAILTRTTGETTSSIFAGMDINTTLKISDEATFTIVLDEKTQDKLQASGNATLNLNIDPNQDIRLSGRLELNSGFYRTSLYNLVSREFKINEGSSVVWTGDPYNAKLDVTAIYEIETSAAPLMSSISFGQDTGISGQYQRSSTFLVYLNVGGEITTPELSFALDMPENAQGTYGGAVYGRIQQLNEQESELNKQVFSLLALNRFYPTSGSDGSSGGAVALARNNVNKVLSGELNSISNKLLGNSGFELDFDLDSFQENQGNSYQNRTQLNINASKKLFNDRLIVTAGSAVDVEGSASNSDTATPLIGNVTLEYLLTEEGTYRLKGFRRQEYQNIIDGQLIVTGLAFIFDREFNKFSQLFNPIKNTAKTGDSPKKGKDKP
- the rfbD gene encoding dTDP-4-dehydrorhamnose reductase, with product MQKIKKVLVTGASGQLGTTIKSMRHRVEGSLQFEFTDSDDLDITSLESVKEFFGQKGFDYCINCAAYTQVDKAEEDSETALKINEEGVKNLAQVCHQSNTILLHVSTDFVFDGRKNVPYLETDRANPVSVYGHSKFKGEQQIVRNMDRYFIIRTSWLYSAHGHNFFKSMLKYGKERKELSVVFDQVGTPTSAHDLVEVLIMMITNEVDNYGIYHYSNEGVASWYDFASAIFEINDIAVDLKPIRSKDYPLPAERPAYSVMDKHKIKKVLDLTIPHWRKSLVEVSQIFKKESK
- the tamL gene encoding translocation and assembly module lipoprotein TamL, which encodes MKKSIIKYLFLFGLGIFLIQSCSIGKFIPEGERLYTGAQLELDTIGEVKGLKDVKSELVNLIEPNPNTTFLGMKPALYFYYKAQREKPGFIYRFLNKSFGEEPVYFSEVKPEKVEELLLNRLDNNGFFYSRTSSEPVLKEKYASVNYAATVQQPYTLENYQLDNDSLPIYKELSDLIKDTPLSKNDRFDLDLLKAERERLDFNLKQRGYYNSQANLLIFEADTNQYKNRKFDLFLRLKKEVPKKSAIPYTIDSITVYPNYSLEGDTIPKSRQNPVTVNGTDFIQNEYFFKPELLETYLLFREGDLYNANTSKITSDRLASLGSYKYVNIQYTELDTTMTDGDYGSLAADIYLAPLTKRSLRAEVQAVTKSNGFTGPGVQLTYSNRNLFKGGETLSLSTHFSYESQLSSGNNSNLSSIAYGIKGDLIFPRSIPFSPRNFRYSVPKTKISTGIDFLRRSQLFTLSSINGSFGYTWKENKYVYHQLDPISINYSRLSNVTEEFQTILGDNPFLRRSFEQRFIAGLLYGFTYDEVSDLGKDYPIFFSTNMDIAGNLFSLLDGGSGTIIGSEYAQYAKVDADFRFYLRWGKEQTLVTRVYAGWGVPYGNSETMPFIKQFFSGGPYSVRAFDIRSLGPGNFNAQEDESTTDYFDRSGNLKLEANLEYRFPIYSYLKGAFFVDAGNVWLTGNYDELEADQQNSNFSNTLFTDGKFESDWIREVAAGFGFGARVDIQNFVIRLDLASPFRVPYRPENDRWNIPFFGDKGNKMTLNFAIGYPF